A stretch of the Planctomycetota bacterium genome encodes the following:
- a CDS encoding glycosyltransferase yields MDRSAPDRSSPMSQTAPARTLDAAPAVDRGDTSPAVRTFDGVLCFGGVDWWYHNRGHYDLQMMRELSASMPVVYVNSIGMRVPRPGKGGMFARRVARKLKSFSRGLVRVRERFWVLSPVVAPAGLGAGANAAALTLQVRRAARRAGIERPLVWVACPPAEPVVDRLEPAGVVYQRTDRFEEFRGVDRARIAAFDVALKDRADATLFCSSWLMEQERDQPRAAVFVDHGVDADRFEDAGSSGDGPADTAALPRPLVGFVGGIDAHTFDPELFVETARALPDATFMLVGACSLPEGWCPLDNVHLLGQRPYDEVAGYMAAADALIMPWNQSEWIRACNPVKLKEYLAVGRPIVSTPFPELARYGELVRVASTPTEFAAQIRRALDEPHDAAPGRDLVREQTWTAKADAVLDALELRGLQPEAAR; encoded by the coding sequence ATGGACCGGTCGGCACCCGACCGCAGCAGCCCCATGAGCCAGACGGCCCCGGCACGCACGCTCGATGCAGCCCCCGCGGTCGATCGCGGCGACACCTCGCCCGCGGTCCGCACCTTCGACGGCGTTCTCTGCTTCGGCGGCGTCGACTGGTGGTACCACAACCGGGGCCACTACGACCTGCAGATGATGCGGGAGCTGAGCGCCTCGATGCCCGTGGTGTACGTCAACTCCATCGGCATGCGGGTGCCCAGGCCGGGCAAGGGCGGCATGTTCGCCAGGCGGGTGGCCCGCAAGCTGAAGAGCTTCAGCCGCGGGCTGGTCCGCGTCCGCGAGCGGTTCTGGGTGCTCAGCCCGGTGGTCGCGCCCGCGGGCCTCGGGGCGGGAGCGAACGCCGCCGCGCTGACGCTGCAGGTCCGCCGCGCCGCCCGCCGTGCGGGCATCGAGCGGCCGCTGGTCTGGGTCGCCTGCCCGCCCGCGGAGCCCGTGGTCGATCGGCTCGAGCCCGCCGGCGTGGTCTACCAGCGGACCGATCGCTTCGAGGAGTTCCGCGGCGTCGACCGGGCCCGCATCGCGGCGTTCGACGTGGCCCTCAAGGACCGCGCGGACGCCACGCTGTTCTGCTCGTCGTGGCTGATGGAACAGGAACGCGACCAGCCGCGGGCCGCCGTGTTCGTCGATCACGGCGTGGACGCCGATCGCTTCGAGGACGCCGGCAGCAGCGGCGACGGCCCCGCCGACACCGCCGCGCTGCCCCGGCCGCTGGTGGGCTTCGTGGGCGGCATCGACGCCCACACCTTCGATCCCGAGCTGTTCGTCGAAACGGCCCGTGCGCTGCCCGACGCGACGTTCATGCTGGTCGGCGCATGCTCGCTGCCCGAGGGCTGGTGCCCGCTGGACAACGTCCACCTGCTGGGCCAGCGGCCCTACGACGAGGTCGCCGGCTACATGGCGGCGGCCGACGCGCTCATCATGCCCTGGAACCAGAGCGAGTGGATCCGGGCGTGCAATCCGGTGAAGCTCAAGGAATACCTCGCCGTCGGCCGCCCGATCGTGAGCACGCCCTTCCCCGAGCTGGCCCGCTACGGGGAGCTGGTCCGGGTGGCGTCGACGCCCACCGAGTTCGCCGCGCAGATCCGGCGGGCGCTCGACGAGCCGCACGACGCGGCGCCGGGCCGCGACCTGGTGCGGGAACAGACGTGGACCGCCAAGGCCGACGCGGTGCTCGACGCCCTGGAGCTCCGCGGCCTGCAGCCGGAGGCGGCGCGATGA
- a CDS encoding exosortase-associated EpsI family protein has translation MPRSAALHLAPLLTALVLAGMAAYSLASIDAGGSSEAYFARVRTAIDDLPTRIGGYIGEDRPALPAAVEMLRPNRLLQREYVDPLSGRSFSVLIVHCGDVRDMMGHYPPICYPSNGWSVDEAEVGGIARPGNAGPIPVTTYRVSRDAGRGGTRAAKTVTNTFVVPRRDDPLGPDDATLDRVTRTRWSSGLGAAQIQVITDATMTEEERGEIERLVAAELGGVIAAIASVDRSAGGRDR, from the coding sequence ATGCCGCGATCCGCCGCCCTCCATCTCGCCCCGCTGCTCACCGCCCTCGTGCTGGCGGGGATGGCCGCGTATTCGCTGGCGTCGATCGATGCGGGCGGCAGCTCGGAGGCCTACTTCGCCCGCGTGCGGACCGCCATCGACGATCTGCCGACCCGCATCGGGGGGTACATCGGCGAGGATCGACCCGCGCTGCCGGCGGCCGTCGAGATGCTCCGCCCCAACCGGCTGCTGCAGCGCGAGTACGTCGACCCGCTCTCGGGGCGGTCCTTCTCCGTGCTGATCGTCCACTGCGGCGACGTCCGCGACATGATGGGCCACTACCCCCCCATCTGCTACCCCAGCAACGGCTGGTCGGTGGACGAGGCGGAGGTCGGGGGCATCGCCCGCCCGGGCAACGCGGGTCCGATACCGGTGACCACCTACCGCGTCAGCCGGGATGCCGGCCGCGGCGGCACCCGGGCGGCGAAGACGGTCACCAACACCTTCGTGGTGCCCCGCCGCGACGATCCGCTGGGCCCCGACGACGCCACGCTCGATCGCGTCACGCGGACGCGGTGGAGTTCGGGGCTCGGGGCGGCCCAGATCCAGGTGATCACCGATGCAACGATGACCGAGGAAGAACGCGGGGAGATCGAGCGGCTGGTCGCCGCCGAGCTTGGTGGGGTGATCGCGGCGATCGCCTCGGTGGATCGCTCCGCGGGAGGGCGAGATCGGTGA
- a CDS encoding nucleotide sugar dehydrogenase — MGSSTLSESAAGELHERIRSNAALVGVIGLGYVGLPLASSLHQGGLPVLGFDVDPEKIDALGRGENYLRHLGDQMTADLAASERFAATADFARLGEADAVIVCLPTPLGQHHEPDLSYVVQAGEQIGRTLRAGQLILLESTTYPGTTRGEFLEAIQKTAADRGVDLVCGRDYFVAYSPEREDPGRTSHTTSTIPKLVGGLDEGSTDLAMALYAKGIENLHRVDSAEIAEAAKLLENIFRAVNIAMVNEMKLILTKMGIDVWKVIEAASTKPFGFMPFFPGPGLGGHCIPIDPFYLTWKAREFGHVTRFIELAGEINHAMPAYVVDRTATALNQKGKPLHGSKVLVLGLSYKPDVDDTRESPSFEVIELLRERGATVDYSDPHVPRTVPVRKHDLQMESVELTPGAIASYDAVLVVTNHAAFNYAAIAEHAALVVDSRNAMADHEAALGDRLVKA, encoded by the coding sequence ATGGGCAGCAGCACACTTTCGGAATCGGCGGCCGGCGAGCTGCACGAGCGGATCCGCAGCAACGCGGCGCTGGTGGGCGTTATCGGCCTGGGCTACGTCGGACTGCCGCTGGCGTCAAGCTTGCACCAGGGCGGCCTGCCCGTGCTGGGCTTCGATGTCGATCCCGAGAAGATCGACGCGCTCGGCCGCGGCGAGAACTACCTCCGCCACCTCGGCGACCAGATGACCGCCGACCTCGCCGCCAGCGAGCGGTTCGCGGCCACCGCCGACTTCGCCCGGCTCGGCGAGGCCGACGCCGTCATCGTGTGCCTCCCCACGCCGCTGGGCCAGCACCACGAGCCCGACCTCAGCTACGTCGTGCAGGCGGGCGAGCAGATCGGCCGCACGCTGCGGGCGGGGCAGCTCATCCTGCTCGAGTCCACGACCTATCCCGGCACCACGCGGGGCGAGTTCCTCGAGGCGATCCAGAAGACCGCCGCCGATCGCGGCGTCGATCTCGTGTGCGGGCGGGACTACTTCGTGGCCTACTCCCCCGAGCGGGAGGACCCGGGCCGCACCAGCCACACGACGAGCACCATCCCCAAGCTGGTCGGCGGGCTGGACGAGGGCTCGACCGACCTGGCGATGGCGCTGTACGCCAAGGGCATCGAGAACCTGCACCGGGTCGACAGCGCCGAGATCGCCGAGGCCGCCAAGCTGCTCGAGAACATCTTCCGGGCGGTCAACATCGCGATGGTCAACGAGATGAAGCTCATCCTCACCAAGATGGGCATCGACGTGTGGAAGGTCATCGAGGCGGCCAGCACCAAGCCCTTCGGGTTCATGCCCTTCTTCCCCGGCCCGGGGCTGGGCGGCCACTGCATCCCGATCGATCCGTTCTACCTGACGTGGAAGGCCCGCGAGTTCGGCCACGTCACGCGGTTCATCGAGCTGGCGGGCGAGATCAACCACGCCATGCCGGCCTACGTCGTCGATCGCACCGCCACCGCCCTCAACCAGAAGGGCAAGCCGCTGCACGGCTCCAAGGTGCTGGTGCTGGGGCTGAGCTACAAGCCCGACGTCGACGACACACGTGAGAGCCCGTCCTTCGAGGTCATCGAGCTGCTCCGCGAGCGGGGCGCCACGGTCGACTACAGCGATCCGCACGTGCCGAGGACCGTGCCCGTCCGCAAGCACGACCTGCAGATGGAGTCGGTCGAGCTGACGCCGGGCGCGATCGCCTCGTACGATGCGGTGCTCGTCGTCACGAACCACGCCGCCTTCAACTATGCCGCCATCGCCGAGCACGCCGCACTCGTGGTCGATTCCCGCAACGCGATGGCCGACCACGAGGCCGCCCTGGGCGACCGGCTGGTGAAGGCCTAG
- a CDS encoding exosortase/archaeosortase family protein, with translation MTAIGTAPAEHDRPAEPRRGRTVAWLAALLPLAVLAALPAWHNIAGLATRSAEYSHMLLVPPLAVFLLWQRRSRLAAAPVRASMLGVAMAALGVAMDFAGFASQIDLLSHLGMVMLLVAPVVAVLGWRWPLAALPAFGVLLFLIPVPGRLRQQIALPLQDASAGITRVLLDIFGVPVTQAGNVLQINGVDVAVAEACNGMRMVLALALVAYAFVFTVNLRPWAKIAVLAASPLIAVVVNVVRLVPTTLFYGYADRDVADAAHDISGWLVLGVALGILWTLLALARWLELPIENRASHSTEPRSPATR, from the coding sequence ATGACCGCCATCGGCACGGCACCCGCCGAGCACGATCGTCCAGCGGAACCGCGTCGCGGCCGCACCGTGGCGTGGCTGGCCGCGTTGCTGCCGCTGGCGGTGCTGGCGGCGCTGCCGGCGTGGCACAACATCGCGGGCCTGGCGACGCGGAGCGCCGAGTACTCGCACATGCTGCTGGTCCCGCCGCTGGCGGTCTTTCTGCTGTGGCAGCGTCGCAGCCGGCTGGCGGCCGCACCAGTTCGTGCGTCGATGCTCGGCGTCGCGATGGCGGCGCTGGGCGTGGCGATGGACTTCGCGGGCTTCGCGTCGCAGATCGATCTGCTCAGCCACCTGGGCATGGTGATGCTGCTGGTGGCCCCCGTGGTCGCGGTGCTGGGCTGGCGATGGCCCCTGGCGGCGCTGCCGGCCTTTGGCGTGCTGCTCTTCCTGATCCCCGTGCCCGGGCGGCTCCGCCAGCAGATCGCCCTGCCGCTGCAGGACGCCTCGGCCGGCATCACCCGCGTGCTGCTGGACATCTTCGGCGTGCCCGTGACGCAGGCGGGCAACGTGCTCCAGATCAACGGCGTGGACGTCGCCGTCGCCGAGGCGTGCAACGGCATGCGGATGGTGCTGGCGCTGGCGCTGGTGGCCTACGCCTTCGTCTTCACCGTCAACCTCAGGCCCTGGGCCAAGATCGCCGTGCTGGCCGCCAGCCCGCTCATCGCGGTGGTCGTCAACGTCGTCCGCCTCGTGCCCACGACGCTGTTCTACGGCTATGCGGACCGCGACGTCGCCGACGCCGCCCACGACATCAGCGGCTGGCTGGTGCTGGGCGTGGCGCTGGGCATCCTGTGGACGCTGCTCGCGTTGGCCCGGTGGCTCGAGCTGCCCATCGAGAATCGCGCATCGCATTCCACCGAACCTCGGAGCCCCGCCACGCGATAG
- a CDS encoding glycosyltransferase → MIFVTVGAQMAFDRLVEAVDEWAGATGRGDVFAQIGPTDLEPRHVPFERFLEPPAFRAKAEAATVIVAHAGMGSILTALTMGTPILVMPRRGDLRETRNDHQVATARRLGEMGRVAVAMDEAELRRRLDAIDELADGGRIGAHAEDALLRAIRAEILGRT, encoded by the coding sequence GTGATCTTCGTGACGGTGGGCGCACAGATGGCCTTCGACCGCCTGGTGGAGGCCGTCGATGAGTGGGCGGGCGCGACCGGCCGCGGGGACGTCTTCGCCCAGATCGGCCCGACCGACCTGGAGCCCCGGCACGTGCCCTTCGAGCGTTTCCTCGAGCCGCCGGCGTTCCGGGCCAAGGCCGAGGCCGCCACGGTGATCGTCGCCCACGCGGGCATGGGCTCGATCCTGACGGCGCTGACCATGGGCACGCCGATCCTGGTCATGCCGAGGCGGGGCGATCTCCGCGAGACCCGCAACGACCACCAGGTCGCGACCGCGAGGCGGCTGGGCGAGATGGGCCGCGTCGCCGTCGCGATGGACGAGGCCGAGCTCCGCCGGCGGCTGGACGCCATCGACGAGCTGGCCGACGGCGGCCGCATCGGAGCCCACGCCGAGGACGCGCTGCTCCGGGCCATCCGAGCCGAGATTCTCGGGCGAACCTGA
- a CDS encoding UDP-N-acetylglucosamine--LPS N-acetylglucosamine transferase — translation MSGPPTPAGPRVLAIASGGGHWVQLLRLRPAWEGCRVTYVSVRPGYADDVPGERFRTINDATRWDKLGLVQMAIRLAWIMLRVRPHAVVSTGAAPGYFAIRLGRLLGARTIWIDSIANVEEMSMTGQLVRRHATLWLTQWPHLASADGPAHEGSVL, via the coding sequence GTGAGCGGCCCTCCCACGCCGGCAGGGCCACGCGTGCTCGCGATCGCCTCGGGCGGCGGGCACTGGGTGCAGCTGCTGCGGCTGCGGCCGGCGTGGGAGGGCTGCCGCGTGACGTACGTGAGCGTCCGCCCGGGCTACGCCGACGACGTGCCGGGTGAGCGATTCAGGACCATCAACGACGCCACGCGGTGGGACAAGCTGGGCCTGGTGCAGATGGCCATCCGCCTCGCCTGGATCATGCTGCGCGTGCGGCCGCACGCCGTGGTCTCGACCGGCGCGGCTCCGGGCTATTTCGCCATCCGCCTGGGCAGGCTGCTCGGCGCCCGCACGATCTGGATCGACAGCATCGCCAACGTCGAGGAGATGTCGATGACCGGGCAGCTCGTCCGCCGGCACGCAACGCTCTGGCTGACGCAGTGGCCGCACCTGGCGAGCGCGGACGGCCCGGCGCACGAGGGATCGGTGCTGTGA
- a CDS encoding phosphoribosyltransferase family protein codes for MYYRSVADMNEVILRGLPRIPQEIDLVVGIPRSGLLAANMVSLYMNRPLTDLKGLEEGRLLGKGKRRIPGYDDIAIENAKRILVVDDCVSQGTEMNRAREYIRGLGLADKAIFLTVFSFPEHPEAADIVLQEIPRPMCFQWSFLHTRELAAFALDIDGLICRDATKEEDDDGERYLRFLEHADPLLLPTMPVGWLVTSRLEKYRPQTEAWMRRHNVEYDKLIMLDVPTKADRERPGFHAQYKADAYKAIDAKLFVESSAGLADEIARLSGKPAMCLTSNRVIGSPEMERREAAMLRRRHLIRRMRSRIKRTVLGRGRR; via the coding sequence ATGTACTACCGAAGCGTCGCCGACATGAACGAGGTCATCCTCCGCGGGCTGCCGCGCATACCCCAGGAGATCGACCTCGTCGTCGGCATCCCGCGGAGCGGCCTGCTGGCGGCCAACATGGTGTCGCTCTACATGAATCGCCCGCTGACCGACCTCAAGGGGCTGGAGGAGGGCCGGTTGCTCGGCAAGGGCAAGCGCCGCATCCCGGGCTACGACGACATCGCCATCGAGAACGCCAAGCGCATCTTGGTCGTGGACGACTGCGTCAGCCAGGGCACCGAGATGAACCGGGCCCGCGAGTACATCCGCGGGCTGGGCCTGGCCGACAAGGCGATCTTCCTGACGGTGTTCAGCTTCCCCGAGCACCCCGAGGCCGCCGACATCGTGCTGCAGGAGATCCCAAGGCCCATGTGCTTCCAGTGGTCCTTCCTGCACACGCGCGAGCTGGCGGCGTTCGCGTTGGATATCGACGGGCTCATCTGCCGGGACGCGACAAAGGAAGAGGACGACGACGGCGAGCGATACCTGCGATTCCTCGAGCACGCCGACCCTCTGCTGCTGCCCACCATGCCCGTCGGCTGGCTGGTAACCAGCCGGCTGGAAAAGTACCGCCCCCAGACCGAGGCGTGGATGCGGCGGCACAACGTCGAGTACGACAAGCTCATCATGCTCGACGTGCCCACCAAGGCCGATCGCGAGCGGCCCGGATTCCACGCGCAGTACAAGGCCGACGCCTACAAGGCCATCGACGCCAAGCTGTTCGTCGAGAGCTCGGCGGGCCTCGCCGACGAGATCGCCCGCCTATCGGGCAAGCCGGCGATGTGCCTGACGAGCAATCGCGTCATTGGCTCGCCCGAGATGGAGAGACGCGAGGCGGCAATGCTCCGCCGGCGACACCTGATCCGGCGGATGAGATCGCGAATCAAGCGGACCGTGCTCGGCCGCGGACGGCGCTAG